The following are from one region of the Saccharomyces cerevisiae S288C chromosome I, complete sequence genome:
- the PRP45 gene encoding mRNA splicing protein PRP45 (Protein required for pre-mRNA splicing; associates with the spliceosome and interacts with splicing factors Prp22p and Prp46p; orthologous to human transcriptional coactivator SKIP and can activate transcription of a reporter gene), producing the protein MFSNRLPPPKHSQGRVSTALSSDRVEPAILTDQIAKNVKLDDFIPKRQSNFELSVPLPTKAEIQECTARTKSYIQRLVNAKLANSNNRASSRYVTETHQAPANLLLNNSHHIEVVSKQMDPLLPRFVGKKARKVVAPTENDEVVPVLHMDGSNDRGEADPNEWKIPAAVSNWKNPNGYTVALERRVGKALDNENNTINDGFMKLSEALENADKKARQEIRSKMELKRLAMEQEMLAKESKLKELSQRARYHNGTPQTGAIVKPKKQTSTVARLKELAYSQGRDVSEKIILGAAKRSEQPDLQYDSRFFTRGANASAKRHEDQVYDNPLFVQQDIESIYKTNYEKLDEAVNVKSEGASGSHGPIQFTKAESDDKSDNYGA; encoded by the coding sequence ATGTTTAGTAACAGACTACCACCTCCAAAACATTCTCAAGGACGAGTTTCGACGGCTTTGAGCTCAGATCGCGTTGAGCCGGCAATATTGACTGACCAAATCGCTAAAAACGTTAAGCTCGATGATTTTATTCCAAAGAGACAGTCTAATTTCGAACTATCGGTTCCTTTGCCAACGAAAGCAGAAATCCAAGAATGTACAGCAAGAACCAAGTCATACATTCAGCGGCTTGTGAATGCGAAACTAGCCAACTCAAATAACAGGGCATCATCAAGGTACGTCACCGAAACACATCAGGCACCCGCGAATCTATTATTGAACAACAGCCACCATATTGAGGTAGTGTCCAAGCAAATGGATCCATTGTTGCCAAGGTTCGTTGGGAAGAAGGCGAGAAAGGTTGTAGCACCCACAGAAAACGACGAAGTCGTGCCTGTTCTCCATATGGATGGCAGCAATGATAGGGGAGAAGCTGATCCAAATGAGTGGAAGATACCTGCAGCTGTGTCAAACTGGAAAAATCCAAATGGTTATACCGTGGCCTTGGAAAGACGTGTAGGTAAAGCTCTTGACAACGAAAATAATACCATCAACGATGGGTTTATGAAGCTCTCCGAAGCGTTAGAAAACGCTGACAAGAAGGCAAGACAAGAGATCAGGTCCAAAATGGAATTGAAGCGGCTTGCTATGGAACAGGAAATGCTTGCTAAAGAATctaaattgaaagaattgagCCAACGAGCCAGATACCACAACGGGACTCCGCAGACGGGAGCAATAGTTAAGCCCAAAAAGCAAACGAGCACAGTGGCCAGACTAAAAGAGCTGGCGTACTCTCAAGGAAGAGACGTATCCGAAAAGATAATTCTGGGCGCAGCAAAGCGTTCAGAACAACCGGATCTGCAGTACGattcaagatttttcaCAAGAGGGGCAAATGCCTCCGCCAAAAGGCATGAAGACCAGGTTTATGACAACCCACTGTTCGTCCAACAAGATATTGAAAGCATATACAAGACCAACTACGAAAAGCTGGACGAAGCGGTCAATGTTAAGAGTGAAGGTGCCAGTGGTTCTCACGGCCCCATTCAGTTTACTAAAGCTGAATCCGATGATAAATCGGATAACTATGGCGCCTAG
- the GIP4 gene encoding protein phosphatase regulator GIP4 (Cytoplasmic protein that regulates protein phosphatase 1 Glc7p; protein overexpression relocalizes Glc7p from the nucleus and prevents chromosome segregation; potential Cdc28p substrate), whose product MVDVQKRKKLLAKAAASASIPAIKGSVPLDSYDIKIIQYKNALYKLNELNRLLNVLVPHLKKKRDNDESYKIIPLVNFILSLCEGPIFNVSPVLAKRYHLLCRFQLIKLSEVQQRLSTNFIDVEGWMFPEEVPLDHYKSCIYNNSLQWKILNSLSCIAQNAIKIYNAKLRQILLERDAYKARSLPFDTSIIEDLLNPVEMTLILDLAVLINDPVRDKSTHSFYKLQWQVMEKLNSCVHSKIFPILRTYYNQLQKFSETRPTSLSNLQKDLPHWEWTLHRIYTFHLRVFSVLCVIISFSRQIFLPNKQHFLDIKTRLSSENVYHYDLIICELMALLSPECDDVTALFELQENLKFWTQTARTDNNSSRTPIFHLQPGLVVELFNNHICKIIPKLRSIMGLLSNWMDCWKYIEKNYKTFDETNDLRENLKEKLERDKALYLEVKNAKSKLKKKPSITKLPASSSPSPSPTSSASPSRQASLESIRTRARAHLASNSSRSPSVSPVRTTFNNKNAETKKSVVSPEKRKLINGRRPRSSSLQSYTNKQQTSYLNSTRHPSIAPPSKLNNQRSNSLQSSTMTLNQKIVQDTVRHLMNKSASTPNPSASSSLAPSPKVSSINNTSSGKSSSTLIANSSDTLAIETLTLDPESNSSELSIKRVRFAGVPPMTEAENPKPTKVGWYKKPAVLHYPPIPASAMIKPLQHKSKYNTLRQEEGFTFRKSLRDGLEWENGESGSETTMMPFGIEIKESTGHRIASKIRSKLR is encoded by the coding sequence ATGGTAGATGTgcaaaagagaaaaaagttgCTAGCCAAAGCTGCTGCCAGCGCTTCTATTCCGGCAATCAAAGGTTCTGTTCCGTTGGACTCGTATGATATAAAAATCATTCAATATAAGAACGCTCTTTACAAGCTGAATGAACTGAATAGGCTACTAAACGTTCTGGTACCgcatttgaagaagaaaagagacAATGACGAGTCCTACAAAATTATTCCCCTCGTTAATTTCATCTTATCACTTTGTGAGGGTCCTATATTTAATGTAAGCCCCGTATTGGCTAAGAGGTACCATTTGCTCTGTCGATTCCAGCTGATAAAGCTAAGCGAAGTGCAGCAGAGATTATCAACtaattttattgatgtAGAGGGCTGGATGTTTCCCGAGGAGGTACCCCTAGATCACTATAAATCGTGCATATACAATAATTCTCTACAATGGAAGATTTTAAATTCGCTGTCTTGCATTGCTCAAAATGctataaaaatttataatgCCAAGTTGAGACAGATTTTATTGGAAAGGGATGCGTACAAAGCTCGGTCACTTCCATTTGACACTTCAATAATTGAAGACTTGTTAAATCCAGTTGAAATGACATTGATTCTAGATTTAGCCGTTTTGATTAATGATCCAGTAAGGGATAAGTCCACCCATTCCTTTTACAAATTGCAATGGCAAGTGATGGAGAAACTGAACTCCTGTGTTCATTCGAAAATCTTCCCCATTCTAAGGACATATTACAACCAATTGCAGAAATTTTCGGAAACAAGACCTACTTCACTGTCAAATTTACAGAAGGATCTACCACATTGGGAATGGACTCTACACAGGATATACACTTTCCACTTGCGGGTTTTTTCTGTCTTGTGTGTTATTATCAGTTTCTCTAGGCAAATTTTCCTACCGAATAAACAACATTTCTTGGACATCAAGACAAGATTATCCAGCGAAAACGTGTACCATTACGATTTGATAATTTGTGAGCTGATGGCTTTGCTCTCTCCAGAATGTGATGATGTCACAGCTTTATTCGAACTGCAGGagaatttaaaattttggaCTCAAACGGCGCGTACCGATAACAATTCCTCAAGAACTCCCATTTTCCACCTTCAACCTGGTTTAGTTGTGGAATTGTTTAATAATCATATCTGCAAGATTATACCGAAATTGAGGTCCATTATGGGATTATTATCCAATTGGATGGATTGCTGGAAATatattgagaaaaattataaaacCTTCGATGAAACCAATGACTTGCGGgagaatttgaaagaaaagctaGAAAGAGATAAGGCTCTGTATTTAGAGGTTAAAAACGCGAAAAGTAagctaaagaagaagccGTCAATAACAAAGCTGCCAGCCTCTTCTTCTCCATCCCCCTCACCCACATCTTCAGCAAGCCCATCAAGACAGGCCTCTTTAGAGAGCATAAGAACAAGGGCAAGGGCGCATTTAGCCTCAAATTCTTCTAGGTCTCCCTCAGTATCGCCTGTAAGGACCACTTTCAACAATAAAAACGCAGAAACGAAGAAAAGCGTGGTGTCTCCggagaaaagaaaactgatCAACGGCAGAAGGCCTAGATCCTCATCTTTGCAATCCTATACAAACAAACAACAAACCTCATATTTGAATTCTACAAGACATCCGTCAATAGCTCCACCTTCAAAGCTCAACAATCAAAGGTCCAATTCTTTGCAGTCCTCAACCATGACGTTAAATCAAAAAATCGTCCAAGATACAGTGCGGCATTTGATGAACAAAAGTGCATCTACACCCAATCCTTCTGCATCTTCATCGTTAGCGCCTTCACCAAAAGTATCCAGTATAAACAACACCTCCTCAGGAAAATCATCAAGTACCCTGATTGCCAATAGTAGTGATACTTTGGCTATAGAGACATTAACTCTAGATCCGGAGTCAAACTCCAGTGAATTGTCCATCAAAAGGGTGAGATTTGCTGGTGTACCGCCAATGACAGAGGCAGAAAATCCTAAACCAACAAAGGTGGGTTGGTACAAGAAGCCGGCTGTGCTACATTATCCGCCAATACCTGCTTCGGCAATGATCAAGCCGCTACAGCATAAGTCCAAATATAACACGCTGAGACAAGAAGAAGGGTTTACCTTTCGAAAAAGTCTTCGAGATGGATTAGAGTGGGAAAATGGCGAATCTGGCTCCGAAACTACCATGATGCCGTTTGGGATCGAAATCAAAGAGTCGACCGGGCATAGAATAGCTTCTAAAATCAGAAGCAAATTGAGATAA
- the SNC1 gene encoding SNAP receptor SNC1 (Vesicle membrane receptor protein (v-SNARE); involved in the fusion between Golgi-derived secretory vesicles with the plasma membrane; proposed to be involved in endocytosis; member of the synaptobrevin/VAMP family of R-type v-SNARE proteins; SNC1 has a paralog, SNC2, that arose from the whole genome duplication) translates to MSSSTPFDPYALSEHDEERPQNVQSKSRTAELQAEIDDTVGIMRDNINKVAERGERLTSIEDKADNLAVSAQGFKRGANRVRKAMWYKDLKMKMCLALVIIILLVVIIVPIAVHFSR, encoded by the exons ATGTCGTCATCTACTCCCTTTGACCCTTATGCTCTATCCGAGCACGATGAAGAACGACCCCAGAATGTACAGTCTAAGTCAAGGACTGCGGAACTACAAGCT GAAATTGATGATACCGTGGGAATAATGAGAGATAACATAAATAAAGTAGCAGAAAGAGGTGAAAGATTAACGTCCATTGAAGATAAAGCCGATAACCTAGCGGTCTCAGCCCAAGGCTTTAAGAGGGGTGCCAATAGGGTCAGAAAAGCCATGTGGTACAAGGATctaaaaatgaagatgtGTCTGGCTTTAGTAATCATCATATTGCTTGTTGTAATCATCGTCCCCATTGCTGTTCACTTTAGTCGATAG
- the MYO4 gene encoding myosin 4 (Type V myosin motor involved in actin-based transport of cargos; required for mRNA transport, including ASH1 mRNA, and facilitating the growth and movement of ER tubules into the growing bud along with She3p; MYO4 has a paralog, MYO2, that arose from the whole genome duplication): protein MSFEVGTKCWYPHKEQGWIGGEVTKNDFFEGTFHLELKLEDGETVSIETNSFENDDDHPTLPVLRNPPILESTDDLTTLSYLNEPAVLHAIKKRYMNGQIYTYSGIVLIAANPFDKVDHLYSREMIQNYSSKRKDELEPHLFAIAEEAYRFMVHEKANQTVVVSGESGAGKTVSAKYIMRYFASVQESNNREGEVEMSQIESQILATNPIMEAFGNAKTTRNDNSSRFGKYLQILFDENTTIRGSKIRTYLLEKSRLVYQPETERNYHIFYQILEGLPEPVKQELHLSSPKDYHYTNQGGQPNIAGIDEAREYKITTDALSLVGINHETQLGIFKILAGLLHIGNIEMKMTRNDASLSSEEQNLQIACELLGIDPFNFAKWIVKKQIVTRSEKIVTNLNYNQALIARDSVAKFIYSTLFDWLVDNINKTLYDPELDQQDHVFSFIGILDIYGFEHFEKNSFEQFCINYANEKLQQEFNQHVFKLEQEEYVKEEIEWSFIEFSDNQPCIDLIENKLGILSLLDEESRLPSGSDESWASKLYSAFNKPPSNEVFSKPRFGQTKFIVSHYAVDVEYEVEGFIEKNRDSVSLGHLDVFKATTNPIFKQILDNRELRSDDAPEEQNTEKKIMIPARLSQKKPTLGSMFKKSLGELMAIINSTNVHYIRCIKPNSEKKPWEFDNLMVLSQLRACGVLETIRISCAGFPSRWTFDEFVQRYFLLTDYSLWSGILYNPDLPKEAIVNFCQSILDATISDSAKYQIGNTKIFFKAGMLAFLEKLRTNKMNEICIIIQKKIRARYYRLQYLQTMESIKKCQSQIRSLLVRTRVDHELKTRAAILLQTNIRALWKREYYRAAIGQIIKLQCTCKRKLILDSVNRKFMLMAAVIIQSYIRSYGHKTDYRTLKRSSILVQSAMRMQLARRRYIVLQKEVEERNIRASYGIGLLEEAIEFKNSFILNLEMLNDSYTRLTQLLQGDLSNIPSKQRQEYETIVNGYNDKISKLKTLQVEIMNTLNKKNALKERKKKQSSLIQSHMQSLAAIKGNKPSRLSDEVKSMKQELAFIENVIAQDFTTTYSANKNDKVKGLGIAGQQVKPKLVNVIRRESGNPDLLELLMDLNCYTLEVTEGYLKKVNVTEVNGDNVLGPIHVITTVVSSLVRNGLLIQSSKFISKVLLTVESIVMSLPKDETMLGGIFWLSNLSRLPAFAANQKTLYEANGGDEKDKLTLIYLNDLENETLKVFDKIYSTWLVKFMKHASAHIEIFDMVLNEKLFKNSGDEKFAKLFTFLNEFDAVLCKFQVVDSMHTKIFNDTLKYLNVMLFNDLITKCPALNWKYGYEVDRNIERLVSWFEPRIEDVRPNLIQIIQAVKILQLKISNLNEFKLLFDFWYALNPAQIQAILLKYKPANKGEAGVPNEILNYLANVIKRENLSLPGKMEIMLSAQFDSAKNHLRYDTSAITQNSNTEGLATVSKIIKLDRK from the coding sequence ATGTCATTTGAAGTAGGAACTAAGTGTTGGTACCCTCACAAAGAACAAGGCTGGATAGGCGGCGAAGTCACCAAGAATGACTTCTTTGAAGGAACGTTCCACTTAGAGTTGAAATTGGAGGATGGAGAAACTGTATCCATTGAAACAAATAGCTTcgaaaatgatgatgatcaTCCCACGCTACCTGTACTACGAAACCCACCTATTTTAGAGTCTACTGATGACTTAACCACCCTATCATATCTGAACGAACCGGCAGTGCTGCATgccataaaaaaaagatacatGAATGGACAGATATATACTTACTCTGGTATTGTCCTTATTGCCGCTAATCCCTTTGATAAAGTCGACCATTTGTACTCTCGCGAGATGATACAGAATTATTCTAGTAAGCGTAAAGATGAGCTGGAGCCGCACCTTTTTGCCATAGCAGAGGAGGCGTACAGGTTCATGGTCCATGAAAAGGCTAACCAGACTGTTGTAGTCAGTGGTGAATCCGGTGCTGGTAAGACCGTCTCTGCTAAATACATTATGAGATACTTTGCCTCAGTCCAAGAAAGCAACAATCGTGAAGGGGAAGTGGAAATGTCTCAAATCGAGAGCCAAATTTTAGCTACTAACCCGATCATGGAAGCCTTTGGTAACGCCAAAACTACCAGAAATGATAATTCCTCTCGTTTCGGCAAATATCTGCAAATTTTATTTGATGAGAATACTACCATCAGGGGGTCCAAAATTAGAACCTATCTCTTGGAAAAATCCAGGTTAGTTTATCAGCCAGAGACAGAAAGAAATTACCATattttttaccaaattTTGGAAGGATTGCCAGAACCGGTAAAACAAGAACTGCATTTGTCATCTCCCAAGGACTACCATTATACTAACCAAGGTGGACAGCCGAACATAGCTGGTATAGATGAAGCTCGAGAATACAAGATAACCACTGATGCCCTGTCATTAGTAGGTATAAACCACGAGACTCAGCTtggaattttcaaaattcttgCAGGCTTGCTACATATAGGTAATATCGAGATGAAAATGACTAGAAACGACGCATCACTATCATCGGAAGAGCAAAACCTGCAAATCGCATGTGAATTATTGGGTATTGATCCCTTCAATTTTGCAAAATGGATTGTCAAGAAACAAATCGTCACAAGgtctgaaaaaattgtcacTAATTTGAATTACAATCAAGCGCTAATTGCTAGGGACTCTGTGGCgaaatttatttattcCACGCTTTTTGATTGGCTAGTAGACAACATTAACAAGACATTATACGATCCTGAGCTGGATCAACAAGATCATgtcttttcctttattgGTATTTTAGATATCTACGGGTTTGAGcattttgagaaaaacTCATTCGAACAATTCTGTATAAACTATGcgaatgaaaaattacaacAAGAGTTCAACCAGCACGTTTTCAAATTGGAGCAAGAAGAATATGTAAAGGAGGAAATTGAGTGGTCTTTCATTGAGTTCAGCGACAACCAACCTTGCATAGACTTGATTGAGAATAAACTTGGAATACTTTCTCTATTAGATGAAGAAAGTAGATTACCATCAGGCTCAGATGAATCATGGGCCTCAAAACTATATTCTGCCTTTAATAAACCGCCCTCAAATGAAGTTTTTTCGAAGCCAAGATTCGGACAAACGAAGTTTATAGTAAGCCATTATGCTGTTGATGTAGAATATGAAGTTGAAGGgtttattgaaaagaatagaGACAGCGTTTCCCTAGGTCATCTGGATGTTTTCAAAGCAACGACAAATCcaattttcaaacaaaTTTTAGACAACAGAGAACTTAGGAGTGACGATGCTCCTGAAGAGCAaaatactgaaaaaaagataatgatCCCAGCAAGATTAAGTCAAAAGAAACCAACCCTGGGATCtatgttcaaaaaatcgCTCGGGGAATTGATGGCCATCATAAATTCTACTAATGTTCATTATATTCGTTGCATAAAACCaaattctgaaaaaaagccATGGGAGTTCGATAATTTGATGGTCTTATCGCAATTAAGAGCTTGTGGTGTGCTGGAAACAATCAGGATTTCATGTGCAGGCTTTCCATCAAGATGGACTTTTGACGAATTCGTTCAAAGATATTTCCTCCTGACGGACTACAGCTTATGGAGTGGAATTCTTTATAATCCAGACCTCCCAAAAGAGGCAATCGTCAACTTCTGTCAATCTATTCTAGATGCTACTATCTCTGATTCAGCAAAATACCAAATTGGtaataccaaaattttctttaaagcAGGAATGCTTgcatttttggaaaagctAAGGACTAATAAAATGAATGAAATATGCATCATAATACAGAAAAAGATAAGGGCAAGATACTATAGGCTTCAGTATTTGCAGACCATGGAATCAATAAAGAAGTGCCAAAGCCAAATTAGAAGTTTGTTGGTTCGTACAAGGGTCGATCATGAGCTCAAGACAAGAGCTGCCATATTACTACAAACGAACATTAGAGCATTATGGAAACGGGAATACTATAGAGCTGCCATTGGGCAAATAATAAAACTACAATGTACctgtaaaagaaaattgatttTAGATAGTGTTAACAGGAAATTCATGCTCATGGCGGCAGTAATTATCCAAAGCTACATCAGATCATATGGTCACAAAACAGATTACAGAACATTGAAAAGGAGCTCCATTCTTGTACAAAGCGCCATGAGAATGCAGTTAGCTAGACGAAGGTATATAGTTCTGcaaaaagaagttgaagaaCGGAATATTAGGGCTAGTTACGGGATTGGATTACTGGAGGAAGCTATCGAATTTAAGAActctttcattttgaatCTAGAGATGTTAAATGACTCATATACAAGATTAACACAGTTGTTGCAGGGAGATTTGTCAAATATTCCATCTAAGCAAAGGCAAGAGTACGAAACGATAGTAAATGGTTATAATGATAAGATTTCCAAGCTGAAGACGTTACAAGTTGAAATCATGAATACTttaaacaagaagaatGCCTTGAAggagagaaaaaagaagcaatcTTCTTTAATACAGTCACATATGCAAAGTTTGGCTGCTATAAAAGGTAACAAACCTTCAAGATTAAGTGATGAAGTCAAATCAATGAAGCAAGAACTAGCGTTTATTGAAAACGTAATAGCACAAGATTTCACCACCACATATTCTGCTAATAAGAATGATAAAGTGAAAGGTTTGGGAATCGCAGGACAACAAGTAAAACCGAAGCTAGTCAATGTAATTCGTAGAGAATCAGGAAATCCTGATCTTCTAGAATTACTAATGGACCTGAATTGTTACACATTAGAAGTCACAGAAGGttacttgaaaaaagtaaatgTTACTGAGGTGAATGGAGACAATGTTCTGGGTCCTATACACGTCATTACTACAGTGGTAAGTAGCTTAGTGAGAAATGGGTTATTGATTCAAAGTAGCAAATTCATCTCGAAAGTCCTATTGACTGTAGAAAGCATTGTTATGAGTCTACCAAAGGACGAAACAATGCTTGGTGGTATCTTTTGGTTAAGTAATCTTTCCAGACTTCCCGCATTTGCTGCAAATCAAAAAACATTATATGAAGCGAATGGtggtgatgaaaaagataagTTAACACTGATATATTTGAATGATTTGGAGAATGAAACTTTAAAAGTATTCGACAAGATTTATTCCACTTGGTTAGTGAAATTCATGAAGCATGCTTCAGCCCACATCGAGATCTTCGATATGGTTTTAAACGAGAAGCTATTTAAAAATTCTGGTGATGAGAAGTTCGCTAAATTATTCACATTCTtaaatgaatttgatgCTGTCTTGTGTAAATTTCAAGTTGTTGACTCAATGCatacaaaaatttttaacgACACCCTGAAGTATCTGAACGTAATGCTATTTAATGACCTAATAACCAAATGTCCCGCGTTAAATTGGAAGTATGGGTACGAAGTGGATAGAAATATCGAGCGGTTGGTGAGCTGGTTTGAACCAAGAATTGAAGACGTTCGTCCCAATTTGATTCAAATAATTCAGGCTGTCAAGATATTACAGTTGAAGATAAGCAACTTGAACGAGTTCAAGTTACTATTCGATTTCTGGTATGCCTTGAATCCAGCCCAAATACAAGCAATTCTGTTGAAATACAAGCCTGCTAACAAGGGCGAAGCTGGAGTACCGAACGAAATCTTGAATTATTTAGCTAACGTGatcaaaagagaaaatcTGTCTTTGCCAGGGAAGATGGAAATTATGCTTTCTGCCCAATTTGACTCTGCTAAAAACCATCTGCGTTATGACACTAGTGCAATAACACAGAACAGCAATACAGAGGGCTTAGCTACTGTCAGtaaaattataaaattaGACAGAAAATAA
- the FRT2 gene encoding Frt2p (Tail-anchored ER membrane hypothetical protein; interacts with homolog Frt1p; promotes growth in conditions of high Na+, alkaline pH, or cell wall stress, possibly via a role in posttranslational translocation; potential Cdc28p substrate; FRT2 has a paralog, FRT1, that arose from the whole genome duplication) — MQNAQIKSSSKGSGIDGTDRNSKDGVEKRPLEDVKQMIDAGTPDVGHKSTVETKPNVGWQASHSNLAALHEKEQKYEMEHHHARHKLHRQVIPDYTSASTAMFSDCMFNAAPDKVRSLSTMKSSGLSPKHPFNVVATFKGPFPQHSVESKPLDGGYSAKDHFPSFKMLQAQQHPAHRHYKDNDKYGLKSPSRSFVKDKKRLVHRFLKSMEPSSSGQSKDSSALAPAFDPILPNVISKPSKRPTHHSHSSDGSSSTQTDISLQSLLYHDLESSPKKHVSPSRPPSVASESSPAVANPIGLSPKDACNASFSQSSSSSLSSSSSSSSSTSFSQSVAVDPLEPPGNITYSSSNLSLNSDELDYYQRHIGLQLQQTEALLKHSLKDEVLKDENDLVKNIANFDKIVKELRDLRSRTIGWKELVEEDYLMNLKQDFDKENPESFEARLSDTINTNVAKLQDLEKRMASCKDRLASRKEVMRKMESLLSLENSLMISKKNVTFASKYRNEALDIVFLIIIIVICYTFKHLVSHK, encoded by the coding sequence ATGCAAAATGCTCAAATAAAGAGCTCTTCTAAAGGCAGCGGAATAGATGGTACAGATCGCAATAGCAAAGATGGTGTAGAAAAGAGACCCCTGGAAGATGTAAAGCAAATGATTGACGCTGGAACACCAGATGTTGGCCACAAATCTACTGTTGAAACTAAGCCAAACGTTGGATGGCAAGCCTCTCACAGTAATTTGGCTGCATTACACGAAAAAGAGCAGAAATATGAAATGGAGCACCATCATGCTCGTCATAAACTGCATCGTCAAGTTATTCCGGATTACACGTCTGCCTCGACCGCAATGTTCAGCGATTGTATGTTCAACGCAGCACCAGATAAAGTACGAAGTCTCAGTACGATGAAGTCTTCTGGACTCTCGCCAAAACACCCATTTAACGTAGTCGCCACCTTTAAAGGACCATTCCCGCAGCATAGTGTAGAATCAAAGCCTCTCGATGGTGGATACTCTGCCAAAGACCATTTTCCCTCATTTAAGATGTTGCAAGCCCAGCAGCACCCAGCCCATCGCCATTACAAAGACAACGACAAGTACGGTCTTAAATCACCTTCCCGGTCCTTCGTGAAGGACAAGAAAAGGTTGGTTCACCGGTTTTTGAAATCCATGGAGCCTTCTTCGTCTGGGCAATCTAAGGATTCGTCTGCACTGGCGCCGGCTTTCGATCCAATATTGCCCAATGTTATATCTAAGCCTTCCAAGCGACCCACACATCATTCGCATTCATCAGACGGGAGTTCTAGCACGCAGACAGATATATCGTTACAGAGCTTGCTTTACCATGATCTTGAAAGCTCACCAAAGAAACATGTTTCGCCCTCAAGACCGCCCTCTGTAGCTTCCGAATCCTCTCCTGCCGTTGCTAATCCCATTGGGCTTTCGCCAAAAGACGCCTGCAATGCATCGTTTTCGCAGTCGTCCTCATCTTCGttgtcttcttcttcatcgtcttcatcatcgaCGTCATTCTCACAGTCAGTGGCTGTTGATCCTCTTGAACCTCCTGGAAATATCACATATAGTAGTTCGAATCTTTCGCTAAATTCAGATGAATTAGACTACTATCAGCGTCATATCGGATTGCAGTTACAGCAGACAGAAGCTTTACTAAAGCACAGTTTGAAAGATGAGGTTCtgaaagatgaaaatgaccTTGTTAAAAACATTGCAAATTTTGACAAGATCGTTAAAGAGCTAAGGGACTTAAGATCCAGGACCATTGGATGGAAAGAGCTTGTTGAAGAGGATTAtttaatgaatttgaaacaGGATTTTGACAAGGAAAACCCCGAATCATTTGAGGCACGTTTGAGTGATACAATAAATACAAACGTGGCAAAATTACAAGATTTAGAGAAAAGAATGGCTTCTTGCAAAGACAGGTTGGCCTCTAGGAAGGAAGTAATGAGGAAAATGGAAAGTTTATTGTCTTTGGAGAATTCCTTAATgatatccaaaaaaaatgtaacATTCGCATCTAAATACCGCAACGAGGCCCTTGATATTGTCTTTTTaattatcatcatcgtcataTGCTATACCTTCAAGCATCTAGTATCgcataaataa